DNA sequence from the Halichoerus grypus chromosome 8, mHalGry1.hap1.1, whole genome shotgun sequence genome:
AATAGCACCTATAGGGACATTTGGATCTCTTAAGGGAGGTAGAGTCCCTGGAAGAGTCTATCTCCTGAAGCAGGTACAGGCTTAGGAGTGGAACAGAGTCTTCAGAGGAGAGTTGTGAAGCAACCCACTTAAGCCGTTCCCCTGGCCCACTGGAGAAATCCTCAGCCTGAAGTGCCCCTTTACCTGCTGGGGCTGCCTCTGCTCACCAGCGCCTGGAGTACTGCTTCAGTCAGCCCGTCCAGCTCTTCCTTCCCCACCGAGTGGCCTGCGGGCCCAGCTAATTGAAAAGACAGCTGGAATGACAGGTCTTGGGGTGGAAGACTCACAGGTGGGGAAGTAACAGCATTGGTAACTTCGTTAGTTTGACACAGCCGACCCCGGGGACAGAAGAGAAGACCTGAGTACCCAGGTATCTGCAAGGAAATACATAGCAGGGTATAGTTAGGACCTCAACTGCTTGCTCAAGCACTCCTAAGGAAAAAGTACAATCTAGATCGGGGTCATGGACTCAACGGGTACTtagtaaaaaatgaatgaacatcGAAATAGGTTGGATAGTACTACTATTCCGAGGACTTTTAAACTTCCTTTTCGCCAATGCGCTATATGGCTTTTCACTTTTGATACCCACCTGAATGGCCTTTCCAGGAAGGCATGGGGCCCAGGGTGACCCCTGTGCCTGCACCTTGTATGCTCCTCTCTCTGTGCATTGATGTAAGTAGCAGCGGCCCGTGAGCTCTGCCTCCTTCGGGTGTGGGATCTCAGAGGGATGCCCGGTCTTGTCCTCACGGAGCAGTTGTGAAGTGAGGTTGGCAAGGAAGCAACGACTCTGGGGATGGTAAATTTCCCCGTGGGGGTTCTCTGCCCCAGGTGGGAacccattttccttcttccagcATTCGCTCTGAAaggcagggcaggaggcagaaAAGCGTTTGCCGAGATGCCTTAGACGTTGACTCCGCTCGGGGCCGCTCTGTTTCATTCTGTTCTCTCTAGTTGTCTCACCCCATTGGCCAAGGGCTTGTACATGCGGCAGCCTTCCAGCACGGGGTCCGAGGAACAGCTTCCCTTGTCCAGATGCAGGTAGTGACAGCCCAGTCCGCTGTGTGGGAGGGATGGCAGCTGACCACTAGGGTCCCCGATGGCCGTACAGCCCCTCAACGACGCAGCACACGTACCTGCCAGTGCAGAAGAAGTCTGAGGAGCCAGCCCCACACGTAGTCACCAGGCCAAATTCCAGGCCAGATCCTGctggagagacaggaagagaaagagcccTCCGAACAAACAAACGAAACGCCAAGCATCCCTCAGCGCCCGCTGTGCTCACGGCTTCGGTTCCACCTCAGCAGCAGAAAATGCCTCCCAGCCTCTCACTGCCCGCACGCTGACTCGGGTCGTGAGGGCCCCTCTGCCATCCTCCCCTGTCCTCACCCCGGCCCCACAGCAGCCCCTCCGCAGCGCTGTGATTGACTCGGTACCAGCCCGAATCTTTGAAGGCAGCAAGAGTGATGGGATCGAGCCGAGTGCGCCGGGCACCATCAAAGGTAGCAGTCATTATAGAACCCTGGAGCAGTCGGGCCTCCCAGTGCGAAGACGAAGGGCCCTAGGGAGGACGGAGCTGGTTGCCACCCGACCGCACCCTCTTCCTTCCAGCTCCGCCAGGTGCTCCCGTTCCCACCTCTTCTTCCAAGGGAACACCTGGCAAAGCCCCCGGCACTCCCAAGTGTCTGGCCAGGCTGCGGCTAACAGTTGGGGTGGTGAGAAGCAGCTGTCCCCACTCATCTCGCCTTGTCACTTGTTGCCTTGTCGAACAGTCCTCTCTAGCTGAGCACAGAAGGGGAAGAAGGCAATATGAGGAAAGAAACACTTAGGAAGGGGGGGGAGCAGAACTGGAAGGAAGGAGttggtggggtggtggtgatcCCCTCTTGTTGACGTCGTGGGAAAGCTTGCCCTCATTCCTCCCATTTACCGCTGGGTCCTGAGGGGCAATCCCGCCACTTCTTGAAGAGCTGTCCAGAGAAACCCAGAGCATGGAGCAATTCATGGAGTGTGACCTAAGGACAAATGACTGCAGGGTGAGGGGGACGGGGGACGGAGCAGGTTGACCCGCCACTCTATAGCCCACTCTGCCCACTCAGCTCTTCCTAGAGCTGAGGCATCTTGTCCTCCATCCTTAGTAGATTCTTCCACTTCATGGGAAGCTGAGtgacctgccccctctccccaacctGTTTGCGCCTTCCTACTCCTCATGCAGCAGTCACCGTGACGATGTCACTGtggctgaggctggggctggTGAGATGCTGGGCACAGTAGACGATGGTCCCAGCAAGGGGTCTGTCTTCCGAGTCCAGATGGCAGCAGGCGGCATAGGCCATGACAGAGGGCTGTGGATGGGCCAGGACAAGGTAGAGGTGGGAAGCAGGGAAGTGAGGGAACACAGAGGAAATCTTCCTGGAAAGGGACATCCGGGGAACTCAGGACCAAGGGATGGTTTGAAAGGGCTTAGCTCCCACCCAAACTTCGTCAACATGACCGAGTCACCTAGAATAagcacattttaataaaaactgcCTTTgtgctccttcccccttcccatgATATTTAAGTTTAAGAAAGGCAGACAGGGAAAGGGATTTGATTTGGGTCTCACCTCTCCATGGCACTTGGAAGTGTGGGCCACCCACACATACAGGAGAAAATCAGTGTCTTGGACCCCGGGCCCATCTGGCTGGACCAGCTGTGGGGGACCCTCCTCTGGCCACAATGCATAACCACGGAGATGGGTGTCGGGGATCTGGCCGGGGGTGAAATGCAACATCTAGCTTAGCAGATGAAGACAGTAGGGAACTGGGTACTGGGTACTGGGAGTGAGGAGTGGACAGTCTTTATCAGAATAGGGACTcctgccacccctccccgcccaggTCTCTGATTTAATAAATTGCCAGGGGGAGAAGGGGCTCAGGAATCTACATTTGTTAGGAAGCACATTAAGTAATTTTGGTGCTAATGGGCTTGGAGAAGTCTAGGCAGGCTAGAGATCTTCAGATTCCCAAATCTGAGAAATTGCTCTCACCTTTGCCCCCAGGCAACTCTCTCCTTTGTACCCTGGGTTCAAGAGGCTGCATCTGCCAAGAATGGATATCTGTAGGTGAGCTGGAGCCATTTCTGGGTACCTCTGAAGAGGTAGTATATACATTCTCAACGACATGAACTCACCTGTGGTAGTTTGGCGTGTCTGGGTCCCCCCAGACAGCATGGCAGTACTGTGCGGGGTCTCGACTCAGAAGCAGGGGGCCTTGCACTGGAGGGACTTAAGAAGATGAGCGGTCAATTTCACCCCAACATGTTAGAGTTCCTTTTCTCTGGTTGTCTTCCTCCCTAGCCCTCTGCTCctcagccctccctgcctccttctgtTCCCCCACTCACCTGCGAAGATCCCCTGGAGTTGCTGAGCAGCCTGTCTGGCTGCGGCCAGGGCCAGGGCTGCAGGTCCCCCTCTCATCCCAGCTCCCTCAGGATCCCAAGCTCCATCTGATACAGGGTCTCTGATATAGCAGGTTCGGATTCGCAGGGGTTGAGGGTCACGGGAGCCAGGCAGGGTGAGGGCGGAAGAGCGGAAGTTGGGGGCAGGTTGGGAGAGATGGGGCCGGAGAAGGGTCACAGACTTCTGGGTCTCCTCATGCAGGCATCTGCTCGCGGCAGTCCCTAGCAGGAGCAGCGGTAGTAGAAACATCCTGCAAGTGTTTCTCCCTAACCTGCCCTGGGTCTTGTCTTGGGCTCCCCTCTTTCCTGCCTCACTCACTTCTGGCTTCCCTCTCTCTACTATCTCTCTCCATACCGTCTCCACCTCTCTTGCTTATTTTTCCAAGATTTGAGTGTTGTTGACTAAATCTACAGTTCCCGCCAGGAGGTTGGATGTGAACCACAAGGGCCAAAGGTGCTACTTCCTGGGGGTGCCAGAAGtggggagctgtgtgtgtgtgtgtggcatggtggggggttggaggaggCCGTGTTACTACCAAGGCCTCAACTGATCTTTCCAGAGAGGAGCCTGCCTCATTCAGGAATCTCTCCTAACGCTCTTTCATCTCTCATCCCCATTCCTCTCTTTCTGAGCAGACAACCTTGGAACCTTCCCAGAACTAAAAAATTGGTGTTAACATAATGCTATGCATGGGGACGTTCTGTGCTTCACAGATGCCTACTTATCTCACTGGAGATGGGCAAACGAGGCTTCTGCACGTCCCTGGCCCCGCTATCAGAACTGGGCGGACTCTAACGAAACTGCAAGGCTTTCAGGCACCTCCTCCATCTGTGTAgcgcacttagtaggtgctcagcaaatacaCGTTGGCTGACTGAACACCTCTTAGGACAGGCTGTCACGTTAGCTCTGTGAGGCTTCACAGAGCCACGTATGGGCATGCTGGAAGGGAAAGTCACCTCTTAAAATGGACATTAATAGAATATGTTCAAAGATGTTCTCACCCAACTCTTGGAACTCCCTGTTTTCTCTGCTCACACTGTGCTTTCACATCCTGTTTCCCCTGCCTGGAtacccctccttccctgcctgcctGGCCAATTCCTACCTGCCCTCTAATTATGCTGGGAAGCCTTTCTTACTTAACACCTTCTGCCCAAATTCCACacttgccagaggggagggagcccacTTCACAGGAGGGGCCTCTCCTGCAATCATCCCTGGCTTAGCGGCTCTCCCTTCGAGTCCTGCACTCTGTCAAGGTAAGCCTGCCTCCTGCCTGGCTTGGTAGCCACAGTGCTCGCGACAGTCCCCAGGGCCTAGTCATCAGTTTGTGGATGAAGGAACGGAACCTAACCCCATTGCTTAACTTTTGAAGAAACAGGTCAGGGGTGAAATGATGCAAAGCAACACAGCTAATTAGTTACAGACAGGACAAGAGTTTCCAGAAGGGCTGCTGACTTCCCGGGGAGGCTGGATTTTATCCTTGGACATACCAGACTTGTGGCTGGAATGACCAGTTATAAGGGAGGCAGCCAAACGCTGGAGCCCAACCAACTCTGCCGCTTTCCACCCAGGTGACTTTGGCCTAATGCCTCTAGGTTCCCATTTGCAAAAGGGGGATGATTGTACTTCCCTGGCAAGGTTGCTTTGAGGAGAAAGCAAAGACTTTTTAAAccgcacctgggtggttcagtcggttaggtgttagggtcgtgagttcaagccccacattgggctccacgctgggcttggagcctacttaaaaaaaaaacaaaagatttatggggcgtctgggtggctcagtcgttgagcctctgcctttgactccggtcatggtcccagtgtcctgggatcgagccccgcaagccccacatcgggctccccgctccccggggagcctgcttctccctctcccactccccctgcttgtgttccctctcttgctgtgtctctctctgtcaaataaatacaatcttaaaaaaaaaaaaaaaagatttgtaaggTGCTGAGAACAGTGTCCGGCTCATGGTCAATACCAAGTCACATCAGCGGTTCATATACAGACACTTTCAACTCAGTGGAGAACTGCTCCGTTCTTGACATGTGTACAAATCTTTAGGggactcttgttctttttctaagacAAACCTTTTTATCCAGGTGTCATACGCCCTCCTTTTCCTGGCTGGGCGGAAAACCCTCCCGGTGACGATGGGCCCAAGGGGGTCAAGGTCTGTGTGGCTCTCCTCAGGTTTCCCCGCCCCGCTGCAGTCACTCCTAATGCTTTGCTGCCCCCTCGTGACCGCGCCGAGGAGGGTGCGCCCCAGCCAGGGCAGGGGTTCTTCCGAGCTTCACACATGCGTGCAGAACTTTGTACCTTCCAGCAGAAACAGCTCAAGAAACACCTCGTGTTTCTTCTGCTGAAATACCGCTGTCCTGCTTCTGCCTGGCAAATTCTTCCTCGTCTTTCCAGAGCCAGCTGAAAGGGTCTCTgcctgctgagattttttttctttactcccctggggcagaggtggttTGCATCGCACATTCTTTCACATCTTTCAAGTAGCGCTTATTATATTCTCCTGACATTTATTTTTGTGCTTGTTGCCCTGCTAGACTGTGGGCAGGGGTTGAATCTGATTCGCCTGTGCCTCTTTGAAGAGGTGCTAAGTAGGCACAGAGGGATAATGCAGGTGGGAAGGTGGctgggagaaaagagaggaggtAAGAAGAGAGGGTGAGAATAACAGTTATCTGAGCATTCCCTTTGTGCCCAGACATCTTGTGAGCGCGTTAGAATCATGTATTCTTTTTGGCAACCTTCCAGAGTAGGATAGATTATAATTAGCCCAATTTTACAACCCAGGCACAGCAAAATTAGGCAGCGTGGGTCGGTGGTGAATGTGGGGTTTAAGCCACCATGCTATCGTGTTCTCAAGTGCACAGCGAGGCGAGTAAAAGTACAATTGATGGATCAGAGGAGCAGGATGAgaaagaggggggtggggagaacaggTGGAGACAGGAGGGAAGAAGGGTAGGGAGAGCATGAGGCGGGGCCAAGGGCGGGGCAGATCGCAGAGCAGAAGGTGAAGAGGACAGGAGGGGATGAGGTGAGAGCAGGGtgcagaggaaggaaatgagggatTGGGAGGGAGGGTGCTGAGGAGGacggggaggaggcagaggccagCTAGGACGAGGACAGGGTGTGGGAGAGGATGGGGATGAGCAGGGCATGTCTTGGTGGTGTCATCGTCCGTGTGGATTCTCCATCCAGCACACTGACCCCTCAGTTCCTTCACTCGCCCATCTCGAACATTCTCCATTCCACCTCAGCAAGCCACTCCTAGGAGCCTTATCATCACCAGAAACTGCAGCACCTATGAAATAACTGAATCGAACATCACACTCTCTGATAAGATCTCCTTTCCTTACGGTTTGTTTGCTCAAGTGGGCTCACTGCAGCTCTTCTAGGGGCTCAGGGAAGAACCGCTGGCCCtttctgtcttttcatcttcCACCTGGGTTCCAGGCTCATCACCAAATCCCTCCTTTGAAAGtgccccctctccccttcactgTCTGTCCCGTGCATCCTGCCTCCCAACGTGTGTCTTCTCTACACTGGCCCCCAGCAGCTAAGGACCACCGAGGGCAATCACCCCAGAGGACAGCCTGTAGTCATTCCATTGTCATCACTGACTTCAACGGGGCTCTCTCAAGTCCGAAATCTCAGTCCTCCTCCCTCTCGGCTCCCGGGGTCTTGCACCTTCGAGCCTGCTCCTCAGAGCCTCCTGCTCAGTCGCTGCACCTTGGTCCCTGTGAAGGTGGAGTCACTGGACAGCCCCGGCCTGCCACACCCTCCCTGGGCTTGTATCTGTGCCTGCCGCTGTCCCTTCTCTCCTTAGAGGACAGGAAATGTCCTCTTCCTCTGGGAAGTggttcctccctctcatgctctggaTTCCATCAGAGGGAGATGTGGCCTCAGCCCCTCTCTGACTCGGCCTCTCCCCCAGCCTGTCAGTGACCAGGAAGGGCCTGCCTGGGGCCTTAGCATATATTTCTCGGTCTGCTGGGAACCCCTGCTCTTTGCCAGTCTGACTCCTCACCTTTCAGACGTCTGCATGTTACTTCCTCAAAGAAGCCTTGCCTGACCTTCACCTTTACGTCAGGTGCCCTTGTTAACATCCGCTCCGGTCACCCTTTACTTTAGCCACATAGCACTGCCCATTTGGAATGATCAATTTATTTGTGGTATTATGTGTGTCTGTCCCCCTCATGAATCTGTGagtcccatgagggcagggactgctCTCCTCGTTTATCCTGTAGCTTCTATAACAAGCAAAGTGTCCAGCCTGGAGTAGGTGTTATGAGAATTTTTTGagcaaatgaatacatgaatgggCGTGGTGAGGAGACAGGACGGTGGTGGGGGGCAACAGAGGTTTGGGCAGTTTGGGGTGAGTgggtgagtggggagggagggtggggatggaAGGTAGACGGTGAGGAGAGCAGATGGTCAGTGTGGGGAGAGGGTGGTAATGAGGATGGGTGCGCAGAGGTGAGGTTAGGGGTGGAGGGGAAaagcggggaggggaggacaggtgGAGGCATCTCTGTGCTGGGCCTGAGTGAGGCTTCCAGACCCTGAGTGGCTTCCCAGGAGCTCTGTCTCTTGGCCATGCTGCTTGAGAGGTTTGGAGGCCCAGCCCGTGGGCGGGGCTAGACTTTATCTTGGGGCGCAGCCCTAACCTCAGATGGTGACAGAGCTGGAGCGAGCAGGGGTTTTGCAAACCGTCCCGATTGCAGCAGGCCGGCCGGCTCACTCTGGATGGCGGGTGGGGCCTGGCCTTATCTCCTGAGCGCAGCCCTAACCTCAGATGGTGACAAAGCGGGAGCCAGCAGGCGTTTTGCAAACCGTCCCGATTGCAGCAGGGTGGGATGGCCTGGCCGGGGGCAGCAGTGCTAGGTGTGGGGGGCAACAGAGGTTTGGGCAGTCTGGGGCTTCGCAGCGAAGTCCGGCTTGGGGGGCTTGGGGGACCCATTCTGTGGGTGGCTTGCCTCTACCTACCTCAGATCTCTGTTTCTAAAACCAAAGGGGAGGCCACAGCTCTGTAGGTGGGGCTCTCCCGGTTAGGAAGCCTGCCTTTTCCCAAGTCCTAGGACCCTTCCGCTATCCCGGAAGTCAGAATTGACGGCCAGTGGCAACCATTTCCCTCTGAGAATACCCGCCACAGTCTCTAGCAGGGTAGCCTGAGGGAATTTCTCCTGTTCCATTGAAGATTTTCTGGGGCCAGGCCTGCTTATAGTTGCACTGACAGAGGCCAGCCAGGAGTCCTGTCCAAGCTGGAACATTCCCACTTGGGAGCAGCACAGGCTGAAAGGAGAGGTGTGCTTGTTGGGGGCCAGCGAGGGTGACAGGAAGTGACTGGCCTGTCGGAGAGGAGGCACCCAGGCCCTCAGCCAGCCCTGGCTATCACTGCTTCAGCATCTCCCATCCAGTCCCCTGCATCCCATAGCCCCCTCCCTGGCTGGCGCAGGGTAGGGGTGGAGGTGAAGAGGCCCCTTTCCACCCCCACAACCCCAACCGGGATCTTGCAACACTGGGAtgggggccctgggggcccaGGCGTGTGGCAATccgaggggggtggggtggggaggtgtgcACCGAGCAGGGGAGCGGCTTTCACAAGCAGCCACTGCAGGACTGACCTTGGCAGGCTCACCTTGGGcagcttcctctctcttcccGGTATCACCAAAcagccttccttctccttggccgCTTCCCCCAGGCCTGAGATCCTGACTTTCAGCTCAGCACTCCCATTCTGGTCCCCCGCTCAGCTCCTGAAGGAAAAGTGGGCCTGAGCCCACTGTGGAGTCTAAAGCAATGGAAATGCATGTATGTGCCGTTTGGACCTTGATTTGCTTGTTTCTTAAAGTCACCGTGTCCTGAGGACTCGCGCCTTGGGGctccttctttctgcctcttctttccctACAGCAACTCTGCTGTGGGGGTAGGGGTGAGCAGGAGAAGGGGTTTGGGTGCTGGAAGCTTGCTCTCTTTCCCACATCAGTTTCTTAGGGACTGAGCTCTCCCGCAGAGGGAATGGAAAGTTCTTGGCAATTCCATTCTAGATAGAGGAAGGCATTTTCTTGCttatccctttcttcctcctttccgtTCAGCCAGCCTCACttggcttcctttctttttcttgatcattGGATGTCTTAGGCCTTCCCCCCAATTTGGCACATCTGTCTCCTCCTTGAAATTTTTTAGGTTTCAACttcaatgtcacctcctcagagaagccttccttgaccacccTAGCTAAAATAACCTCCCTTCCTGCTTGTTTATTTGGTTTCCCTGAATGGAGTAATTTATGAATTTACTGCAGGTGCTTTGCAGAGGCGTGAAGGAACGGGACTGAGGAAAAGCTGCAAGGAACGATGCAGGAACTGGCTAGCTAGCAGGCTCCATTACTGCTCCCAAGACCATAAGGGCGGCATTGTGCGGGAGGGGGCAGTGGAGGGTGCCCGTCCCGGACAGGAGAGAGTTGGGGGATAAGCACTGGACTTTACCCTGTGCCTGGAGCACAGTCGGATGACCAGGGGTCGAGGGGACCTAGAACGGCAAAGGGAGACCCCCAGTGCACCTGTTTGTTGCCTTTTTCTTCCCACCCATTCAGCTAAGAGCTGGGTCTGTCTTGGTCACCACGGTGTTCTCGACACCTGGCAAGGGCCCAGCAcgggaaagatgctcaacaaatacttgttgaataagtTACTTTGGCCCACGCCAGTTGAGGTCAGGCTAAAAGCCTCATTCAGAAAGTGCCACCTCTGGCTACCTGTCACCTCCCTGGGACGTGATCTGCCAGAGATTTGGGGGCATGCTCGCCACTTGTGCTCAAGCAGGGACCAGGTGTGCTCTTTTCTCGCAGTGGGGTTGTGACTCTTCTCCAGCCCTGGTGCCAGGCCCCCGCCCCGAGCAGCCGCAgggtggtggggggctgggaggagaccCAGTTCCGAGCGGTGGGAAAGCAGCTCGGGGTTGATGCTGAAGCAACCAAAGGTCACATCACCCAGAACCTTGAAAATAAGTCAAGGGGCAGTGGTCTTGAGCTGAGAGGAGGAAATCCGGAGGTTGAGTCACTTACCCTGTTCTGTACAAACCCCCCTTATGCAACCCCATCCCCCTGGGCTAGGAGGGAGGTGCGGGATTCTCCCGGGCATCCACGGAGACTGGCGCCTCCCCCTTACGAACTCAGGAGGGCCCTCGGTTGAGGGAATAAACCATCTAGTGACGTTCAAATCTATCTGCCCGGACCAGATCTGGGGCAGAAGGATCCAGGGACAGGGGTCAGAGAGGGTGCCTGAGGAACACAGAGGCAAAGGCAGGAGAGGGACTGAGTTCTGGGTGAGGCAGGCATGGTGCACACGGATGCCCAAGATGTAGGAAGTCTCTGCTGCTGGGGATGTGGAAATGCGGggaagggtgggagagagagaggagactgggAGGATCCTGTCTTCCCCCTCTCAGAAAGTTATTCCTTGATATCTAACTCGGGCTTTCTCAGCAGTGGCCTACAAATCACTGGTGGTCTAGGAGAGACTCCGGTCCCCACTGTGTCTCACGTCTCTGGTTACTTACTGAACGGGACCGGCAGGCCTGCCCTATGCTGTGTGCCTCTGTGCGGAGGGTGTGAGCATGGCCCAGAGACAGGTGCAATGTGCTGACACagcaaagggacagagagagcttCAGGAGAATGTCTCTTATCCCCTCTGGCCCTCAGCCGCTTTATCTGTAAGATGTGGCTCACACTATCTTGCTCGTCTGAGGCCAAAGCGCACCAGACGATCTCTTGAGGTCTCCTCCAGCACCTCTTGAGATCCGTGATTTTTTTTGGAGCTATTTTTGGGTCTGCCTCTAAGCAATTGTGTGACTCTGGCTaagcactccccccccccccacccccgaggcctcagtttcctcacctgcaaagtgAGAAGTTTAGATGAGATCCTAAGGTCCTTTCAGTTCTagcaaaatggaataataatgacTATTCatcttaccatgtgccaggccatGTTTGTCTATGAACAGAACAACACCGTCAGGTGGGTCTAATGCTACCCCCATGGTgcagacggggaaactgaggcacacagagaggTAACTGGTttgggtcacacagctagtaaaaaAACTGGAGGGAAATTCAGATGGAGGCTCTTGGGCTAGAGTTCTATGAAAGGGAAAATGATTCACCCGAGGGGTTTCACTGGCAGAGGTGGGTTGTTTTCCTCATTATCAACTTTCTCTGGTTCACACAGGTCTTGAGGCCTTTCCCATCGGAGTCCTCCCCCAAGCACTCAGATTCTAGTGCTAGGCGGAACCTGAGTCCCAGGGAGTGAGGGACAATGAGGgagtgggtgggagccacgggggGGATGTCAGCCTGGTGGGCTCAAGTTGTGGAGCTGGAAAGAAGGGGTCGAGTCCCGGATTCAGAGCTAGGGGACCCTAAATATGGGAGAGCCGTCTGGAAGCTGACAGGAGCCCCCAGACCTATATTTCCGGGTGCTGGGGTCAGCAGGCTTAGGCATAAGGGGCTGGGTGGCACTGGGATCTCCCCACAAGCCACAGAACTCTGTTAGGGAAGTATCCAGAGGCTGCTCCAGGTCCAGTGGGGTTGCGGGGGTGGGGTGCCTTCATCATCCAGAAGAATAgagcaggctggggtgggggcagggggagagaagagtAGAGTGACAGACACCCAGCCTGGCGTGTGGTGTGTTGGGGGAGAGCTGTGGGCAGTGTATCTGTATTCTTGGATATTCATTTGGGCATGGAACCAAGAGGTATGCAGACCCCGCAACATGCATCCCCTGCCCTTGAAGCCCCCATGTCACACATGCACCCCCCCCCACGCCCAGGCCCAGTGTGCAGGCCCATTACCGAGTCATAGTGCAATTTTATTCAGCCACAGATTCATTATGCTGGGGTCCGCCCTCTTCCCTTGCCGCCCGCTGCCGTTTGTCCGTGGTCTCTGTCTCAGGCTTGGCCTGTGAGCGGCTCTAGGGCCCCAGCAGGGCAGGGATCCCCAGGGTCGGGCTGGGCCggcgtgggggggtgggggaggctggtgCCACAGTCCGCCAGCAGGGCTCAGCTGCAGGCCCCCACGCCCTTGATGAGGTTGGCGGCCTCGGGGATCTGGCGGAAGAGGTTTCGAAGGGTGTCCAGCTCCTGGGTCAGCTGCTCCACACGACTGCGGAGGCGCTCGTTCTCTGCCATGTACTCGAGCACCTTCTGCTGAGTCTCCAGGATGCGCCTCTTGGCCTTGTCTCGGCTCTTGCGCACGGCGATGTTGTTCCGCTCCCGCCGCAGCCGGTACTCCAGGCTGTCCTTGTTCACCGCCTTCTTGCCTTTGTGCGAGGGGCCAGCTGGGGATGGCGCCTTGAGGAGGGGGCTGCAGGCGGGTGCGGCGGCGGCCACAGGGGCCTggagggggaggcacagagggacgAGAGGTGAGCGCTGGCCAGGAAGCGGGGTGGAGGCCGGGCCGGAGCGCGCTCGGGCAGCAAAGAGATCCGGGATCCAGAGCCGGCATTGACCTGCCGCGTGCCGAGGGTGCCCTGCTCTGACCCAAAGTCCCTCTCACGTTCCCACACCGTCTGAGGACACTTGCCCTCAGTCTCCCTCGAGTCTCTAGCCCTACGACCTGCGGGCGTTTCCTCTTCTAGAAGCGGGCGGCAGAGAAACAAGAGGAAGGGGCTGATGGGCCGCAGAGAAGCTGCTGGGACCTGAGGTCTGGGCAGGTCAGCTGGCCACAGGGGCTGTGGGACACCGTGGATCCCAGCCACATGGTGGGGTTCAGGATGAGAGGGAGTTGACAGAGAAGCAAGGAGGGGTCGTGGGGGGTGGTGAGCACAGAGGGTTTGGGGGTGGGTCGGTCTCGCAGAGCAACACCAAACACGGACTCGTTAGCGTAAGCGGGAGCGCAGAGCAGCGGCGCGGGGCCCCCCTCCAGCCCCGGCGCGGCAGGGACGAGATCGGACCTGCTCTTACCTTGAGGACGCGCAGGGGCTGGCTGGGTGCCGCCAGGGCCGGGGGCAGGTGCATGGCCGTCTGCCCGCAGTGTGCTACTTGGTACTGCAGAGGATTGTAGCCGCCGCGGCTGGCCCCTCGGCCGCCCTCCGGCCCCCGGGGCTCCTCCTTCACGGCCACAGCCCTGGGGTCGTAGCTC
Encoded proteins:
- the CIROP gene encoding ciliated left-right organizer metallopeptidase, which encodes MFLLPLLLLGTAASRCLHEETQKSVTLLRPHLSQPAPNFRSSALTLPGSRDPQPLRIRTCYIRDPVSDGAWDPEGAGMRGGPAALALAAARQAAQQLQGIFAVPPVQGPLLLSRDPAQYCHAVWGDPDTPNYHRCSLLNPGYKGESCLGAKIPDTHLRGYALWPEEGPPQLVQPDGPGVQDTDFLLYVWVAHTSKCHGEPSVMAYAACCHLDSEDRPLAGTIVYCAQHLTSPSLSHSDIVTVTLHELLHALGFSGQLFKKWRDCPSGPSAREDCSTRQQVTRRDEWGQLLLTTPTVSRSLARHLGVPGALPGVPLEEEGPSSSHWEARLLQGSIMTATFDGARRTRLDPITLAAFKDSGWYRVNHSAAEGLLWGRGSGLEFGLVTTCGAGSSDFFCTGSGLGCHYLHLDKGSCSSDPVLEGCRMYKPLANGSECWKKENGFPPGAENPHGEIYHPQSRCFLANLTSQLLREDKTGHPSEIPHPKEAELTGRCYLHQCTERGAYKVQAQGSPWAPCLPGKAIQIPGYSGLLFCPRGRLCQTNEVTNAVTSPPVSLPPQDLSFQLSFQLAGPAGHSVGKEELDGLTEAVLQALVSRGSPSRCYFHSPSTTTSLVFTVYMGKSPGCQGPSVGMLHRSLTLTLQKKPLEVHFGGASFTTGHTKLLVTLDRNPFVTHLALSTGLCLTLLILVGALGTVAYQKRATLRVAPSAPHHSPELQDTRGPAGEIREV
- the CEBPE gene encoding CCAAT/enhancer-binding protein epsilon: MSHGTYYECEPRAGQQPLEFSGGRAGPGELGDMCEHEASIDLSAYIESGEEQLLSDLFAVKPAPEARGLKGPGTPAFPHYLPPDPRPFAYPPHTFGPDRKALGPGIYSSPGSYDPRAVAVKEEPRGPEGGRGASRGGYNPLQYQVAHCGQTAMHLPPALAAPSQPLRVLKAPVAAAAPACSPLLKAPSPAGPSHKGKKAVNKDSLEYRLRRERNNIAVRKSRDKAKRRILETQQKVLEYMAENERLRSRVEQLTQELDTLRNLFRQIPEAANLIKGVGACS